One Tolypothrix bouteillei VB521301 DNA window includes the following coding sequences:
- the purS gene encoding phosphoribosylformylglycinamidine synthase subunit PurS, which yields MQRKYQAKIYVTLRPSVLDPAGVAVSSGLKQLGYHNVERVRIGKYIEVTLSAPDESTARQDLDRMCDQMLANPVIENYRFDLSEVESETRVANG from the coding sequence GTGCAAAGGAAGTATCAAGCTAAAATTTATGTGACACTCCGTCCTTCAGTCCTAGACCCTGCTGGTGTAGCAGTAAGCTCGGGACTGAAACAGTTAGGATATCACAATGTCGAGCGGGTAAGGATCGGTAAATACATTGAAGTTACCCTCTCCGCACCAGATGAAAGCACAGCCCGCCAGGACCTGGATCGGATGTGCGACCAAATGCTCGCAAACCCGGTGATTGAAAATTATCGCTTTGATTTGAGTGAAGTCGAATCAGAAACAAGAGTTGCTAATGGCTAA
- a CDS encoding PadR family transcriptional regulator, translating to MDDKDFYSGLIRLHILHHAVHEPIFGLSIIEELGRHGYKLSAGTLYPMLHDMERKGYLQSTIERSGRHSRRLYCATPLGKQVLEDSKQKVKELFGELFEDRS from the coding sequence ATGGATGACAAAGATTTTTACTCAGGTCTCATTCGACTTCACATTCTTCATCATGCAGTTCATGAGCCCATTTTCGGTCTGAGTATCATTGAAGAATTAGGGCGACACGGCTACAAGCTGAGTGCGGGGACTCTTTATCCAATGCTTCATGACATGGAACGCAAGGGCTATCTTCAATCAACGATTGAACGTTCTGGAAGACATTCGCGCCGACTTTATTGCGCTACGCCCTTGGGTAAACAAGTTTTAGAAGATTCCAAACAAAAAGTTAAAGAACTGTTCGGAGAATTATTTGAAGATAGAAGTTAG
- a CDS encoding SPFH domain-containing protein: MEQFFLLVFLALGGSALAGSVKVINQGNEALVERLGSYNKKLEPGLNFIIPVADRLVFRETIREKVIDIPPQQCITRDNVSITVDAVVYWRIVDMEKSYYKVENLRMAMENLVLTQIRAEMGKLELDETFTARAQINEILLHDLDVATDPWGVKVTRVELRDIIPSQAVRESMELQMAAERRKRAAILTSEGDRDSAVNSARGKADAQVLDAEARQKAVILQAEAEQKAIVLRAQAERQQQVLKAQAIAESADIIAQKIKTDSTVHQALEVLFALGYLDMGATIGKSDSSKVMFMDPRTIPATLEGIRSIVADGHTDSNPLLGLQMPPGNKG, translated from the coding sequence ATGGAACAGTTTTTTTTACTTGTATTTTTAGCTTTAGGCGGTTCTGCCTTAGCAGGTTCTGTAAAAGTCATCAATCAGGGTAATGAAGCCTTAGTGGAACGTTTGGGTAGCTATAACAAAAAGCTAGAACCGGGGCTTAACTTTATCATTCCCGTTGCAGACAGACTGGTTTTTCGCGAAACTATCCGGGAAAAAGTGATAGATATTCCCCCACAACAGTGTATTACTCGGGACAACGTGTCAATTACTGTTGATGCGGTGGTTTACTGGCGCATTGTCGATATGGAGAAATCTTACTACAAAGTGGAAAACCTCCGCATGGCAATGGAGAATTTAGTACTGACTCAAATTCGTGCGGAGATGGGTAAATTGGAGCTAGATGAAACTTTTACCGCCCGCGCTCAAATTAATGAAATTCTGTTACATGACTTGGACGTTGCAACCGATCCTTGGGGTGTAAAAGTCACGCGGGTAGAACTGCGGGATATTATTCCTTCTCAAGCAGTCCGGGAATCGATGGAACTGCAAATGGCAGCAGAACGCCGCAAACGAGCAGCTATTTTAACTTCTGAGGGAGACAGAGATTCCGCTGTCAACTCTGCTAGAGGTAAAGCTGATGCCCAAGTTTTGGATGCAGAAGCCCGCCAAAAAGCGGTGATTTTGCAAGCTGAAGCCGAACAAAAGGCGATCGTTCTTAGGGCGCAAGCAGAACGACAACAGCAGGTGCTCAAGGCTCAAGCTATTGCTGAATCAGCAGACATTATTGCTCAAAAAATTAAAACAGACTCTACCGTTCATCAGGCTTTAGAGGTTCTGTTTGCTTTGGGTTACTTGGATATGGGTGCAACAATTGGCAAGAGTGATAGCAGTAAGGTCATGTTTATGGACCCACGTACTATCCCTGCAACCTTAGAAGGTATCCGCTCAATTGTTGCAGATGGTCATACGGACTCAAATCCCTTACTGGGCTTGCAAATGCCCCCAGGAAATAAGGGATAG
- a CDS encoding protein phosphatase 2C domain-containing protein codes for MLSTQRIIYCTNPDCSNPINSVGDSICSSCQTPIVHRYLWATGLSATEFKIGEKVEDRYEVITPQIWLDTLPGRAPDIPEDVPEEIIPYLRLYHHRLHLPQVHGLVYLPIGHGNPIFLLENAPIDETGNLYPTLEDAWEQAKGVRQVYWLWQILQLWTPLSELRVAGSLLVPYNLRVQGWCVRLVQLVETRGAASLHTQPLQQLAECWEPWVATAKTQVAKELKNIVQQMRSGEANLETITSQLNALLLSSAAELPLMVRVSGNTNIGSTVLFQNEDACYPTDSVDPDDPLLPHVSIVCDGIGGHEGGEVASQLAVQSLKLQIRALLAEVAEQTELATPDLLQKQLEAILRIVNNLICNCNNEQNREGTQRMGTTVVMAVQPPQVVQTPAGWESHNAHELYLASVGDSRAYWMTHHYCQLLTVDDDVAGREVRYGRSFYRKALERPDATALTQALGTKDGEFLRPSIQRFILEEDGILLLCSDGLSDNDWVEHSWQEFALPVLRGELSPEDAVAAWIDLANQKNAHDNVSVVLTLCRVSPDYLVPMTRSLLPVEIEQEEEQELTASAQALLDLDTEAPPAVGKKAQAPGKTQRHRFRWIWILGLFAVLAAGTGGGLFAWWKLSPQTFQQTCQKLPPNVRGLCKR; via the coding sequence ATGCTTTCTACTCAACGAATAATTTATTGCACAAATCCAGACTGTAGCAACCCTATTAATTCTGTGGGAGATAGTATTTGTTCGAGTTGCCAAACACCTATAGTTCATCGCTATCTTTGGGCAACCGGGCTATCAGCAACCGAATTTAAAATAGGAGAAAAGGTAGAAGATAGATATGAGGTGATTACGCCTCAAATCTGGTTGGATACTTTACCAGGACGAGCGCCAGACATACCAGAAGACGTACCAGAAGAAATTATTCCATATCTACGTTTATACCATCACCGATTGCATTTGCCTCAAGTTCATGGATTAGTTTATTTACCCATAGGACATGGAAATCCTATTTTCTTATTAGAAAATGCACCTATAGATGAAACGGGAAATCTCTACCCAACACTAGAAGATGCTTGGGAACAAGCAAAAGGTGTCAGACAAGTTTATTGGCTGTGGCAAATTCTTCAATTATGGACACCGCTATCAGAACTGAGAGTTGCTGGAAGTTTGCTTGTTCCTTATAACTTGCGAGTACAAGGTTGGTGCGTGCGATTGGTACAACTTGTAGAAACTAGAGGCGCTGCGTCCCTACACACTCAGCCTTTACAACAACTAGCAGAATGCTGGGAACCTTGGGTAGCGACTGCAAAAACTCAAGTCGCAAAAGAATTAAAAAATATTGTACAGCAGATGCGTAGTGGGGAAGCTAATTTAGAAACTATCACTTCTCAACTGAATGCTTTACTGCTCTCATCAGCAGCAGAATTGCCGCTCATGGTACGAGTATCGGGAAATACAAATATTGGTTCTACAGTCTTGTTTCAGAATGAAGATGCTTGCTACCCCACTGATTCTGTAGATCCAGATGACCCCTTATTGCCTCATGTATCAATTGTTTGCGATGGTATTGGCGGACATGAAGGTGGCGAAGTCGCAAGCCAATTAGCGGTGCAATCCTTAAAGCTACAAATCCGCGCCTTGCTAGCTGAGGTTGCGGAACAAACAGAACTCGCCACACCAGATTTATTGCAAAAACAACTCGAAGCCATTTTGCGGATTGTAAATAATCTGATTTGCAATTGCAATAACGAACAAAACCGCGAAGGAACCCAACGAATGGGTACGACTGTTGTGATGGCGGTACAACCGCCACAGGTCGTTCAAACTCCCGCAGGATGGGAGTCTCACAATGCTCACGAACTTTACTTAGCAAGTGTCGGCGATAGCCGTGCTTACTGGATGACCCATCACTATTGTCAATTGCTGACGGTAGATGATGATGTTGCAGGGCGGGAAGTCCGTTACGGGCGGAGTTTTTATCGCAAAGCCCTAGAACGTCCAGATGCTACAGCCCTTACCCAAGCCTTGGGAACAAAAGATGGTGAGTTTTTGCGTCCCTCAATTCAACGATTTATTTTGGAAGAAGACGGCATACTCTTGCTGTGCTCTGATGGCTTAAGTGACAATGACTGGGTAGAACACTCCTGGCAAGAATTTGCTTTACCAGTGTTAAGAGGCGAACTATCCCCAGAGGATGCTGTTGCTGCATGGATTGATTTGGCAAATCAAAAAAATGCTCACGACAACGTGTCTGTTGTTCTGACACTTTGCCGTGTCTCCCCAGATTATTTGGTACCCATGACGCGATCGCTACTCCCGGTAGAAATCGAACAAGAGGAAGAACAGGAGCTGACAGCGAGCGCTCAAGCGCTTTTGGATTTAGATACAGAAGCCCCACCTGCTGTAGGGAAGAAAGCTCAAGCCCCCGGAAAAACTCAGCGCCACCGTTTTCGTTGGATATGGATTTTGGGATTGTTTGCCGTGCTTGCAGCCGGTACAGGTGGCGGATTGTTTGCTTGGTGGAAATTGAGCCCTCAAACATTCCAGCAAACTTGTCAGAAACTTCCTCCAAACGTGCGGGGATTGTGTAAGAGATAA
- a CDS encoding Fur family transcriptional regulator — translation MRAVRTRSQDRILNLLKTVKQGISAQDIYVELRNRNQSMGLATVYRSLEALKLEGMVQVRTLGNGEALYSLAQQDKHHLTCLQCGASIPINQCPVHDLETQLQDTHKFRIFYHTLEFFGLCSQCQVAQASGE, via the coding sequence ATGAGAGCCGTTCGCACACGCAGTCAAGATCGCATTCTAAATCTGCTGAAAACTGTCAAGCAGGGTATATCCGCGCAGGATATTTATGTGGAATTACGCAACCGCAACCAAAGCATGGGCTTGGCAACCGTTTATCGTTCTTTGGAAGCCTTAAAACTTGAAGGCATGGTACAAGTCAGGACATTAGGTAACGGAGAAGCCCTTTACAGCTTAGCGCAGCAAGACAAGCATCACCTAACCTGCCTCCAGTGTGGTGCATCCATTCCAATTAACCAATGCCCGGTCCACGATTTAGAAACTCAGTTGCAAGATACTCACAAGTTCAGAATTTTCTATCACACCCTAGAATTTTTCGGCTTGTGCAGTCAATGTCAGGTGGCACAAGCATCTGGGGAATAG
- a CDS encoding NfeD family protein, which yields MPSTTLIWLLAGALLCLTELFVPTAFVAFLMGISAFVVALLSQVILHKLWLQAVVWLLLSTSFVLLSRRFVTPSRRKSKIQQAIVAETLTEIPAGKTGRVLYEGNSWRARCDDEKLSVAANQRVYVTRREGTTLYVMPENILHS from the coding sequence ATGCCAAGTACTACCCTTATTTGGCTGTTAGCAGGTGCGCTTCTGTGTTTAACGGAACTGTTTGTGCCAACAGCTTTTGTTGCCTTTTTAATGGGCATAAGCGCTTTTGTGGTGGCGCTGTTGTCTCAAGTGATTTTGCACAAGTTATGGCTGCAAGCAGTGGTTTGGCTGTTGCTTTCCACATCTTTCGTCTTACTTAGCCGTCGATTTGTAACACCGTCACGACGCAAGTCAAAAATTCAGCAAGCGATCGTAGCTGAAACTTTAACTGAGATTCCTGCGGGGAAAACTGGACGAGTTCTGTATGAAGGCAATTCTTGGCGGGCGCGATGTGACGATGAAAAACTCAGCGTAGCAGCCAATCAAAGAGTTTATGTTACAAGGCGCGAAGGTACGACTCTCTACGTGATGCCTGAGAATATATTGCACTCATAA
- the purQ gene encoding phosphoribosylformylglycinamidine synthase subunit PurQ, whose amino-acid sequence MKFGVVVFPGSNCDRDVAYVTKDLMGQPTRMVWHQDTDLSDVDVVIIPGGFSYGDYLRCGAIAQFSPVMREVIEHAQKGKPVLGICNGFQVLTEAGLLPGALTRNQDLHFICDRVPVKVERTNLPWTQNYQTGEIITLPIAHGEGRFYADENTLSEIENNAQVLFRYEGDNPNGSLNNIGGICNLKGNVLGMMPHPERASDPMLGNSDGLKLFQGLLEKAAALV is encoded by the coding sequence ATGAAATTTGGTGTTGTTGTTTTTCCTGGTTCTAACTGCGATCGCGATGTTGCCTATGTTACCAAAGACTTGATGGGACAACCAACTCGCATGGTTTGGCATCAAGACACCGACCTTTCCGATGTCGATGTCGTTATTATCCCTGGTGGTTTTAGTTACGGGGATTACCTCCGGTGTGGTGCTATAGCGCAGTTTTCTCCCGTTATGCGGGAAGTTATCGAACACGCTCAAAAGGGCAAACCAGTTCTCGGTATATGCAATGGGTTTCAAGTACTGACTGAGGCGGGGCTGCTACCGGGAGCATTGACGCGAAATCAAGACTTACATTTTATTTGCGATCGCGTTCCCGTAAAAGTTGAACGTACAAACCTCCCCTGGACGCAAAATTATCAAACAGGGGAAATCATCACATTGCCTATTGCCCACGGGGAAGGGCGATTCTATGCAGATGAGAATACCCTATCAGAGATTGAAAATAACGCTCAAGTGCTGTTTCGCTATGAGGGAGATAATCCCAATGGCTCGCTAAACAACATCGGTGGAATTTGCAATCTTAAAGGTAACGTGCTGGGAATGATGCCTCATCCAGAGAGAGCATCCGATCCCATGTTAGGGAATAGCGATGGGCTGAAGTTATTCCAGGGATTGTTGGAGAAAGCTGCTGCACTGGTATAG
- a CDS encoding beta-lactamase hydrolase domain-containing protein — translation MANVKKVSDELYASGQPTPEDLQAHAQEGLKSVVNLRFPDEAGFLNDEQQQAETSGLNYVHVPLNSTKTDRDLTSKVLKEIEDLPTPILFHCGVGGRAGALALIALATKEGLNREQVLKKAEELGISIDQPHLKQFLESQEP, via the coding sequence ATGGCTAATGTCAAAAAAGTCAGCGATGAGCTTTATGCATCCGGACAACCAACTCCAGAAGATTTACAAGCCCATGCACAAGAGGGATTAAAATCTGTCGTTAATTTACGTTTTCCTGATGAAGCGGGTTTCCTGAATGATGAGCAGCAGCAGGCTGAAACCTCAGGACTAAATTACGTCCACGTTCCACTAAATTCAACAAAAACCGATCGAGACTTGACAAGTAAGGTTCTTAAGGAAATTGAAGATTTACCAACACCAATTTTGTTCCATTGTGGTGTGGGGGGAAGAGCTGGCGCACTTGCTCTCATTGCTCTTGCTACCAAGGAAGGATTAAACCGGGAGCAAGTGTTGAAAAAAGCTGAAGAATTAGGAATTAGCATCGACCAGCCACATCTCAAACAGTTTTTGGAATCTCAGGAGCCTTGA
- a CDS encoding TolB family protein, whose translation MISKKLVLISIGSLLISIATISFMGQKAAITVSKNTVLAATPLILVGEYGQEGVFLGLPSRKERNELSDLLGQNPQLTEERNVHRKVYKAKLISFDKLQKKQSSKAFSQYEVKFKDKVTAQEHTLDLLSFESKDGIIFVAEPGSETPHLIPKPTDISQQLFQHDQNLYILDTKTLQVKAIGDEQAQYTTKQKIKDLPDLGIEHGRILHWIQQPNWSPDGNTIAFLSNRNRIESNHIEVWIHDLITNQELKVYHRENTTPHILGWTADNKILINESKHTGGGGVLVAIDPKTGLRQEFISGDFVGQSDDRQTVLYVKRNSRHGELYALNLSNGTSQLLYKTPIEESLSIGQIDFSKDSTRFAIGLLNKKTGVESFLVYNLQTKNTKRLELPQGKRFYGRMTVKWLGDELAVPVESRNLNLQYSEAETLLMSTF comes from the coding sequence ATGATTTCTAAAAAATTAGTACTAATTTCTATTGGCTCATTATTAATCTCGATCGCAACTATTAGTTTCATGGGGCAAAAGGCCGCAATCACCGTATCCAAAAATACTGTTCTAGCAGCTACTCCATTAATACTTGTGGGTGAATATGGACAAGAGGGCGTTTTCTTAGGACTACCGAGCAGAAAAGAACGGAACGAATTAAGTGATTTACTTGGGCAAAACCCTCAATTAACTGAAGAAAGAAATGTGCATCGTAAAGTCTACAAGGCAAAACTTATTAGTTTTGACAAGCTGCAAAAAAAGCAGTCAAGTAAAGCATTTAGCCAATATGAAGTGAAATTTAAAGATAAGGTCACTGCACAAGAACACACCCTAGACTTGCTTTCTTTTGAAAGTAAAGATGGTATTATTTTTGTTGCAGAGCCTGGATCGGAGACTCCGCATTTGATTCCAAAGCCGACGGATATTTCACAACAGTTGTTTCAACATGACCAAAACTTATATATCCTAGACACCAAGACGCTGCAAGTGAAAGCGATCGGAGATGAGCAGGCACAATATACAACTAAGCAAAAGATAAAAGATTTGCCTGATTTAGGTATTGAGCATGGGCGTATTCTTCACTGGATTCAGCAACCGAATTGGTCTCCAGATGGCAATACAATTGCTTTTTTATCAAACCGGAATCGCATTGAAAGTAATCACATTGAGGTATGGATTCATGATTTAATTACTAATCAAGAGTTAAAAGTATATCACAGAGAAAACACTACTCCTCATATCCTTGGTTGGACAGCAGATAATAAAATTCTAATTAACGAATCCAAGCATACAGGTGGAGGTGGTGTTTTAGTTGCCATTGATCCTAAAACAGGGCTAAGACAAGAATTTATTAGTGGTGATTTTGTTGGGCAAAGTGATGACCGTCAAACTGTACTTTATGTAAAACGAAATAGTAGGCATGGTGAATTGTATGCACTAAATCTGTCTAATGGAACATCTCAATTACTCTACAAAACACCTATTGAGGAAAGTTTAAGTATTGGTCAAATAGATTTTTCAAAAGATAGCACACGTTTTGCAATTGGTTTACTGAATAAGAAAACAGGTGTAGAGAGCTTTCTAGTTTATAATTTGCAAACTAAAAATACAAAACGTTTAGAATTGCCGCAAGGCAAAAGATTCTACGGTCGTATGACAGTGAAATGGCTTGGCGATGAGTTGGCTGTGCCTGTTGAAAGTCGAAATTTAAATCTGCAATATTCAGAAGCAGAAACGCTTCTGATGTCAACTTTTTAA
- a CDS encoding ferredoxin-thioredoxin reductase variable chain, producing MAVETLVEIQKQGVKEDMKIGDRVRVKESVIVYHNPESRGKAFDLKGSEGVVERVINQWQGRPVSANLPIYVQFSKKFRAHLRENELELI from the coding sequence ATAGCTGTGGAGACACTGGTGGAAATACAGAAGCAAGGTGTAAAAGAAGATATGAAAATTGGCGATCGCGTCCGTGTTAAAGAATCTGTCATCGTTTACCACAATCCCGAATCTCGGGGAAAAGCTTTTGACCTCAAAGGTTCAGAAGGTGTAGTTGAGCGTGTAATCAACCAATGGCAAGGCAGACCTGTCAGCGCTAACTTGCCCATCTACGTTCAATTTAGTAAAAAATTTAGAGCCCATTTACGAGAAAATGAATTAGAGCTTATATAA